Below is a genomic region from Miniphocaeibacter halophilus.
CTGCCTAACCCCTAGTTGGTCTACAGCTACAGCAGTATCATTTGCAAGTTTAATCCAACGAATAACACCGCCGGCAACACCTTTAAAACCTCTAATATCCGAACCGGTAGCTCGAACTTTTCCGAAATACATTCCCATACCACCACCGTGTTTTGAAACCTGGGCAAAGTTATCAATTGAGCGATAAATTCCTGTAAGGCTGTCAGGTACAGTGTCAATAAAACATGAACTTAACTGGTGGAATGGCTTTCTAGCATTACTCATAGTAGGCGTAGCTACAGTAACTTGTAATTTACTGTATATATCATAAAATCTTTTAGCCCATTCAACCTTATTATTACCTTCCGGAAGGGCTAAATGCATTGCTATTCCCATAAACATCTCCTGAGGTGTTTCCATAATTTTATTATCGTGAGTTTTTATTAAGTATCTTTTAGAAATTAACTCAATAGAACTATAGGTAAACAAGCTGTCTCTTGAACTGTTCATATATTTGTCGAGAATGTCTATTTCGTCATTAGTATAATTTTCTCTTATATATTTTCCATAAAGACCTTCTTCTTCCAGGAATTTAATTTTTCCTTTAAAATCGTGAATATCGTATCTTATACACTCTTCTTCAATGGAAATATTTAAATCATAGCAAAAAAATCTGGCAGAAATATATTCCCAATCCGGTGCTTCCTTGCTGGTTAATTCAGAAGAAGCCCTAATTAAAACCTTTAAGTAATCCTTGTTATTCATTCCTGACTTAACAAAGGAAGTAAATTTTATATATAATTGTTCAATTTCATATCTTGTTCTATCATAATCGTCTTGAATACTTTTTATTATTTCTAAAATATTTTGATCTGTAATATAATCTTCAAATTGTTCAACGACTTTTCTGTCCATACTATGTTGAGCCCTGTAAAGAATATAGCTTTTAACAACAGCATAATGGTTGTGGTCAATTAAAGTTAACTCTACTAAGTCTTGAATTTCTTCTACCGTAGGAATATGTCCCTTAGGATATTTTGTTTTAAGAGTATTTTCCACAATATTTGCCATTGTTTCCAACTCTTGACGAGAAATAGTTTTATTTACAGAATTAAAGGCTTTTTCCATAGCACGAATTATCTTTTCAATGTCAAATTCTACATGGCTGCCATCTCTTTTTATAATTTCCATTCTTTTCTCCTAACTAATTAAAATACACTATATATAGTACCATATTTAAAGGTTCATAAAACATATTGTACTTTTATAAAACAATATTAGTAAAAATCTTATAAAATAAAAAAATATTTTTAAAGCAATGACTAAATTTCAAGTTTTTAAAAAACAAATTACAGTAATATTCTTCCATTATCTATTTTATAACAATTATATAAACAATAAAAATATTTTTATTAATAGATAAAACAATAAATATTTATTGACTTACGATAAATAATTGTTATACTATAATAAAAGAGAGGAACTATTCTAATGTTTATAAAATTATTTGAAGTTATATTTTTAAATATAATTAAATTTATTTTCATACCCATTATTTTATTATCGTCATTAGGGAATACATTTTCAAATGTACCAAATAGTGAGCATACAAAAAACTTAGTTAATAGGACTATAGCAAAAGAAAAATTAAATGATTTTTATGTAGATTATGAGGAATTAATAAACACTAAAGATAACTGGTTAGGAGATGGAGATGTATTTATAAAAATTAAAGTAGATGGAGAAATATATGAATATATAAAAAATGATTCTTCATGGGAAAGTCCATGTGAGGTAGATGAGAATAAGGAATATGTACTTTCTATATTAACTTATGAACTTGGTAATTCTATTATTGAAATAATGAAAGAAAGTTACTGGAAATTTGAAAATAGAACTGAAAATATTGGGGAAGATAATACTATAAGGAATTTTACCTTTACTTTTTTCCATAGTGAAGAAAATTACATATATGTTTTCCAATTTGATAGTTAGAAGTGAAGGAGTAAAATATGAAAAAGGAAGTTAAATATAAAAAGACAAAAATATTTTTTGTGATTTTATTAGTTTATCTTGTATTACTTATTATAGAAAAACCTATATATGAGCATCTAGCAAATAATGCTATAGACAGGTATATAGAAACGCAAGGATTAAAAAATGAAGAGGTTTTAAGTGATACAGGGTTAAGTGATGACCACCTATTCGCCTATGTTAATGTATGTAGGAGGACTATAATTTTTAAAAATAATCCTAAGGAAGAGTATGAATATTCAATTTTAGGTAGAAGATTTAAGTATCTTCCTTTTATATTAATACCATTTCAGAACACTATACGCTTATTAAATTCAAATATTTATGAAGAAGTTATGTTTTCCGTAATAAATTTGGAAACCTTAGAATTGGAAATAGATGAAAATCAAATATCTGAGGGAGATTTGGACAAAAATGGGAAATTATTAAGAGAAATACCTTGGAAAGATTAAGAGGAGTACATTATGAAAAAGTTTTTAAAAAACAATAAAATTAAAATAATAATAATTTTAATGTTTACATATATTATTTTATTACTTGTAGATTTATATTTTTATAGGAAATTTGTTAATGCTAGTTTTGATGAATATGTAGAGGCCCAAGGTTTAAAAAATGAAGCTACAACTGAAAAACCTGAATTAACTAACGATAATTTCTTTTTAAGAGGAAAATTAAAAAGGGAAATTATATATACGGAAAATTTTAGAACCCATTTTGTCTATGAAACTTCAGGAAGAAGATTTCCGGCACTACCACTGGTTAATTTAATAGATTATAAATCAAACATAGAGAAGAACCCTAATCTGTATAAGGGAGTTAATTTTTATAATTTAAACTATAAAGGTGAAATTATATTTGGGGAATTTGGCAAGGAAGAAGAAAAAATACATGAAGGTCAATTGGATAAAAGTGGTAATTTATTGACAGAACTACCATGGATAAAGGATTATGAATACGATGAAAATTCAGAAGAGGTACAAGAATTTATACAGGATACTAATGATTTAATGGACTATTATTATGAGGATGGTCAAGTAGATGAAATAAAAACATATAATAATTTAAGAGAACTATATAAAGACCTAGTTAAAGAGGGGACTTTAGAAAGTACATTTACCTATGAAGATTATCTAGAATATATTGTTGATTCAAAGATGGCCGAAAAGAAATTTTTAGAGGATATAGAAGAAAGTAGTAATGGCAATTAAAGGAGCGGATTATGAAAAATAAAAAATTAATGGTTTTAGGAGTAGTTTTTATTCTGTTTGCCATTAGCTTATTTGCAGTATTTTATACAAGAAACAATAAATATAGTGAATATGTCTATCTTGAGCTTAGTCCTTTAGACTACTCTACAGAATATGGAGAATTTTCATTAGATAATAAAAATTTAAAGGCATATAAAATAAAAACAACAGATGATAGTTCTGAAAAGATTTTAGAGTCTAAGGATTGGGTTCAGTGGGAAGAACATAGTAAGGATAAAGTTTTTGATGATTTAGAAAGGAATTTATTAGCCGTTGGTGATAATGAACTTACTACAAGTTATACAATTGCCCATACTTGGACATACTACATTCCAAAGGATAGTAAGGGAAAAATAGTTCTTTCATATTTTATAGAATATGATAATTTGCTTTATATTGTTGAATATGAAGATAAAGAGGTGTAAGATGAAACTTAAAAAACTTACAAATATATTACAGGTTGTTTCAGTTATTCTATGTTTGGCTATAATATATATTCTTTTTAACTTTGCACCTAGAATTTCCGTTCAAATAGTTGCTGATTATAAACAATTTCAACAATTTATTTATCCTTGGCTTATAATGTTTTGGGTTGAAGGATTGCCAATTGTTCTATGTGGATTAATTTGTATTAAGTTATATGAAAATATTGGAAATAACGAGATTTTTACAAGGGAAAATCTTAGATTAATAAGACTAATAGATAAAATAGTTTTTATTTTAGTTTTAATAGTTCTACTTGCCAATATTTTGTCCATATATTTCTACCTAGTCTACAACATAGGTTTTATAATTTTACACCTTGCCTATTTACTAATACTTCTTATTGTTCACCTGGTGCTAAAAATAGTAATTGAAATAATGGAAAATGGCGTGGAATTAAAAGAAGACCAGGATTTAACGGTATAGGTGATAATATGATAAGAGTTAATATAGATGTAATGTTGGCAAAGAGAAAGATGTCTGTAACGGAACTTTCTGAAAGGGTAGGAATTACTATGGCAAATATATCCATTTTAAAAAATGGCAAGGCAAAGGCCTTTCGTTTTGAAACTATGGATAAAATTTGTAAAGCCTTAGACTGTCAGCCGGGAGATATTTTAGAATATATTCCCGATGAAGAAGAATAGGAGGACCTTATGATAAAGAAAAATTTCAAATTAAGCTTTGTATTACTAATATTGTTGTTGGCTTTTACCTTAACTGCTTGTAAAAATAATACTAAAGAAGAAATTAATAATGATTTAAGTTTACAATGGAATGCCTTAAGCCTTTATCCATCTTCAGGGGATAAAAATCAGGATGGAATGATAGCCGGGCATACTATGCAGATTTTTGCATCAGATGATGATTCTGATAATAAGGAAATAATAAAATTAAAGGATTTTAAAAAAATTCTAAAAAAGGATTATCCGGATTTATTAGAAGCCTATGAAAATAAAGAATCTGAAATTGCAGAGATTATAATCGGCCTTGAATATGATGTTAAGGATTCAAATAAACAATATGTTAGATTAAATTTATATGAAAATAAGGATTATATTATTTACGATGCAAAAATGGGTGATTATTCAAATATAGAATTTATGTATTTATTCAACAATAATGAAAATTTAATTATTGTTCATGGAGGATTTTCTCCAGAAGATTTTAGAGTAACTCATGGATTACTTTATAATAAGGAATATAGCTTGAAGGATTGGCAAAAAATACATGAAACTAATAATAAATAAAGCTAATAGACTTGCAAGGAGCAAATATGACTATTAAAGATATTTTGAGAAACAGTTTAGATAATTTTAAGTTAATCTTTAAAAGATTTCCCTTGTCAATAATTTCTTCAATACTTTTAAGTTCTGTTTATGCTATTGGCACAATTAAAAGTGGTGGAGGAATTATGGCAAGTAGAAGCAGTATGTCACTTTTATTGGAGCGGGTACTTTTTATAGCTGTATTTATGTTTATATTTATAGCTTTATTAAATAGTTTTTTGGAGTCTATATTTAAAAAGTCCTATTATAAATTTATAACTAATATAGTTGGTATTGCTTTTATTATAGGGTTATTTTTTATAACAAGGAGACAGGGGCATGTATATGGAACTAAAATTTATTTGATACATTCGGGTATTGTAATATTTTTTATACTAAGTTCCTTATATATTGAAATTTTAAATAACCCAAAAAGTTTAGATGTATATTTATATGGAATTATTAGGTCTTTTTGTATTTCAATGTATTGTTCTATTATAATCTTAATAGGAACAATATTAATAGCATACATTATAATTTCATTATTTTTCGAACCTACTTGGGCACCTTATGATATAGCATGTTTTGTAATAATGAATACAGTAAATTTATTTATATTTTTAAGTTTTTTTCCCAAGGCAAAAAAATATGAAGAATATAATATTCCAAACTATATAGAATTAATTGTAGGAGTTATAGTTCCAATTATTATTACAATCTTTGGAATTATACTGTATTTTAGGTCTATAATAGACTTAATACAGAAAAAAATTTCCATGGAGACGACTAATTATTTTATAATATTTTATTGCATTCTAGCAATATTAAATTTAATGATGTTTAGACTTAAAAAAAGTAATAGGGAAATTAACCTTTATTCTAAAATTCTACCAATAACTATGATTCCTTTAGTTGGATTATTGCTTTTTTCAATGTGGACAAAAATTAAAGATTTTGGAGTAATTGAAAATAGATATTTTCTTATTATAATAGGAATCTGGATTTTATTTTCTGCAATATATTTTATTTTTAATAAATATAAAAACAATATCCCAATAATAATAATGGCGTCTATTTTAGTATTAATAAGTTCTATTGGACCAGCTTCAGCCTATAATATTTCTTTAAACAGTCAGGAAAAAAGACTTGAGCATTACTTAAGTAAAAACAATATGATTAAAGATGGAAAAATTATATCTAATAATATTACCTCTATGGAATATATAAGAGAAATAAGAAATATTTTGTTTTATTTTTATGGTATTGATAATTGGTTTAATAAAGATATTAAGGATATAGATTTAATTTATAATACTGATAAAAAATTTTACGAAAATACTTTAAAATATTTTGGATTTGATATATTTTATTATGACCCTGATTTAACAGTAGAGGAAAATCATGCTCAAAGATACATAGAATTTGGTGATGAATATTTTAAAATAGAAAATATTGAAGAATTTAAAAACTCAATAGAAATAAGTATTCCAGGAGATAGTGTTGATGGTTATTATATAGATGTTGAAAACAATAATTTGTTTGTAGAAAAAAATGGAGATAAAAAATATATTAGTTTTGAGGATATTGAAAAGAAGTTACTGGAAAGAAATAATGATTATACCATTGATTTTGACTTAATTATAGATGGAAAAGATATTAAAGTAGCTATAAGATCCTTGTATGTACAATTTGGTAACACAAGACTTGATGCTAAAATAAAAATATTTGAAAAATAGTTCTTGGAAGAATTATTTTTCTGATTATAAATAAAAAAATTAATATTATCTGTTTACAAAAAATATATTAAACTTGCTTAAATATATTAAGCTTATAAGGAGCAAATATGACTATTAAAGATATTTTGAAAAATAATTTTTCAGATTTAAAATATACAATTTTAAGATTTCCCCTAGCTATATTATCGGCTATACTCCTTACTATTGTAACGATTTATGGTAATTTCCAAGAGGAGATTACCTACAGATACACAGTTTTACTAGCTGTTTTTACTGTGGGAATATTTCTCTTTATTTTTATATCCCTACTAAATAGTTTTCTACAGACTGTTTTCAACAAGGCATATTATAAGTATTTAACTAATTTACTAGGAATAGTAATATTAATAGGGCTATATTATTTTGGGAAAAATAGTAATTTAACTAATTATATATACCCTAGTGTATTCTTTATAGACTTATTATACTTAACTAAAAAATTTGGAACCATAGTGTATGGATTAATAGTCTTTTTTATAGTTTCATCCCTATACATAGAAAAGCTAAATAATCCAAGGGGAACTGATATTTACATTTATAAGATTATAAGGGCAATTGGTATATCTGTAATATTTTCTATAGTTATACTAGTAGGAACACAGCTAATACTCTATGCCCTATCTATCTTGTTTTTTGATTTTATAGACTATAGGTATTTTATGTCCAATATTAATTTAATTATGATTTTAGTTAACTTAATAGTATTTTTGTCTAATTATCCAAAGGCAAGCATATACGAGGACTATATTGTACCTAAATTTTTTAAAAAACTATTAATTAACATAGTAGTTGTTTTGTTAATAATATTTGGTTTAATTTTATATATTTATTTTGCAATGATTTTAATTCAAAGGCGTATTTTAGTAAGGCAAATTGCATACCTAGTAATTGTTTATGGTGGTTTTACCATAGGAACCTTAATGCTTTTAAATATTGTAGATAATAATAAATTTAAAACGACCTATATGAAAATAGCGCCAATATCCATAATTCCACTATTGGGAATGTTGTTTTACTCAATGGGAGGAAGAATAAATAATTATGGTGTAACAGAAAACAGATACTTTGTAGTTTTAATAGGATTATGGCTCTTGTTTTCATCGATTTATTTTATTGTTAATAAATATAAAAATAACTTGC
It encodes:
- a CDS encoding DUF3139 domain-containing protein, which produces MKKEVKYKKTKIFFVILLVYLVLLIIEKPIYEHLANNAIDRYIETQGLKNEEVLSDTGLSDDHLFAYVNVCRRTIIFKNNPKEEYEYSILGRRFKYLPFILIPFQNTIRLLNSNIYEEVMFSVINLETLELEIDENQISEGDLDKNGKLLREIPWKD
- a CDS encoding DUF2975 domain-containing protein, translated to MKLKKLTNILQVVSVILCLAIIYILFNFAPRISVQIVADYKQFQQFIYPWLIMFWVEGLPIVLCGLICIKLYENIGNNEIFTRENLRLIRLIDKIVFILVLIVLLANILSIYFYLVYNIGFIILHLAYLLILLIVHLVLKIVIEIMENGVELKEDQDLTV
- a CDS encoding DUF4153 domain-containing protein → MTIKDILKNNFSDLKYTILRFPLAILSAILLTIVTIYGNFQEEITYRYTVLLAVFTVGIFLFIFISLLNSFLQTVFNKAYYKYLTNLLGIVILIGLYYFGKNSNLTNYIYPSVFFIDLLYLTKKFGTIVYGLIVFFIVSSLYIEKLNNPRGTDIYIYKIIRAIGISVIFSIVILVGTQLILYALSILFFDFIDYRYFMSNINLIMILVNLIVFLSNYPKASIYEDYIVPKFFKKLLINIVVVLLIIFGLILYIYFAMILIQRRILVRQIAYLVIVYGGFTIGTLMLLNIVDNNKFKTTYMKIAPISIIPLLGMLFYSMGGRINNYGVTENRYFVVLIGLWLLFSSIYFIVNKYKNNLPVLMVFSLLTLIGTVGPLSAYNISTRSQKSRLEYYLNKNNMLQDEKLVPNSDVSKEDKLEITNILEYFIYNKDEKELPYIVEIGDDFTLDTGKYLGFDFYYSYEYEMEENPEPETGIGISYQPDKVEVDNIEEYKHMDLQTVFNNSIIGDYTFVVKDDNLEIHKNEEIQAISFDEINEKINTSISSLEFELEFSDGKIKILFYMINASSNEPESFMATLLLFTD
- a CDS encoding helix-turn-helix domain-containing protein, with translation MLAKRKMSVTELSERVGITMANISILKNGKAKAFRFETMDKICKALDCQPGDILEYIPDEEE
- a CDS encoding DUF4153 domain-containing protein, whose protein sequence is MTIKDILRNSLDNFKLIFKRFPLSIISSILLSSVYAIGTIKSGGGIMASRSSMSLLLERVLFIAVFMFIFIALLNSFLESIFKKSYYKFITNIVGIAFIIGLFFITRRQGHVYGTKIYLIHSGIVIFFILSSLYIEILNNPKSLDVYLYGIIRSFCISMYCSIIILIGTILIAYIIISLFFEPTWAPYDIACFVIMNTVNLFIFLSFFPKAKKYEEYNIPNYIELIVGVIVPIIITIFGIILYFRSIIDLIQKKISMETTNYFIIFYCILAILNLMMFRLKKSNREINLYSKILPITMIPLVGLLLFSMWTKIKDFGVIENRYFLIIIGIWILFSAIYFIFNKYKNNIPIIIMASILVLISSIGPASAYNISLNSQEKRLEHYLSKNNMIKDGKIISNNITSMEYIREIRNILFYFYGIDNWFNKDIKDIDLIYNTDKKFYENTLKYFGFDIFYYDPDLTVEENHAQRYIEFGDEYFKIENIEEFKNSIEISIPGDSVDGYYIDVENNNLFVEKNGDKKYISFEDIEKKLLERNNDYTIDFDLIIDGKDIKVAIRSLYVQFGNTRLDAKIKIFEK